A section of the Tamandua tetradactyla isolate mTamTet1 chromosome 4, mTamTet1.pri, whole genome shotgun sequence genome encodes:
- the LOC143681643 gene encoding LOW QUALITY PROTEIN: thioredoxin-related transmembrane protein 1-like (The sequence of the model RefSeq protein was modified relative to this genomic sequence to represent the inferred CDS: substituted 1 base at 1 genomic stop codon), with protein MAPSVRLGVLSVVLVVLLWGAPWTHGRRSDVRIVTDANWKELLEGEWMIEFYAPXCPACQNLQPEWEGFAEWGEDLEINVAKVDVTEQPGLSGRFIITALPTIYHCKDGEFRRYQGPRTKKDFINFISEKEWKSIEPVSSWLGPGSVLMSSMSALFQLSMWIRTCHNYFIEDLFLPVWGSYAVFALATLLSGLLLGLCMIFVADCLCPSKRRRPQPYSSKKLLPESPPLRKVEEKQADEDASEDEGGSKEPTNNKDFPQNAVRQRLVAPSLPTDKC; from the exons ATGGCGCCCTCCGTGAGGCTCGGGGTTCTCTCGGTAGTCCTGGTGGTGTTACTCTGGGGGGCTCCCTGGACCCACGGGCGGCGGAGCGACGTGCGCATCGTCACGGACGCGAACTGGAAGGAGCTGTTGGAAGGAGAGTGGATGATAGAATTTTATGCTCCATGATGTCCCGCCTGTCAGAACCTTCAGCCAGAATGGGAAGGTTTTGCTGAGTGGGGAGAAGATCTTGAAATCAATGTTGCAAAAGTAGATGTCACAGAGCAGCCAGGGCTGAGTGGACGATTTATCATAACTGCTCTTCCTACTATTTATCATTGTAAAGATGGCGAATTTAGGCGCTATCAGGGCCCAAGAACTAAGAAAGACTTCATAAACTTCATAAGTGAGAAAGAGTGGAAGAGCATTGAGCCTGTCTCATCTTGGCTTGGCCCAGGCTCTGTCCTGATGAGTAGTATGTCAGCACTCTTTCAGCTATCTATGTGGATCAGGACTTGCCATAACTACTTTAttgaagaccttttt TTACCAGTTTGGGGATCATATGCAGTTTTTGCTTTGGCAACTCTACTTTCAGGATTATTATTAGGACTTTGTATGATATTTGTGGCAGATTGTCTTTGTCCTTCAAAAAGGCGCAGACCACAAccatactcttcaaaaaaattattacCGGAATCTCCACCATTGAGAAAAGTGGAGGAGAAACAGGCCGATGAAGATGCTTCCGAGGACGAAGGTGGAAGTAAAGAACCAACCAACAACAAAGACTTTCCGCAGAATGCCGTGAGACAACGTCTTGTGGCTCCTTCATTGCCCACAGATAAATGCTAA